AAAATAAAGCGTTGGTAGGTGGTTTTTATGGAGTGGTTGTAAATAATGTTTTTTGTGGGGAAAGTATGTTCTCTAAAGTCAGCAACGCGTCGAAAGCGGGATTTATTCACTTCGTGGAAAAATATAAAAATGAATTTGAGCTGATTGACTGCCAGATTCATTCTGAACATCTGGAAAGTCTTGGGGCAAGGATGATTCCGAAGCTGGCATATCTGAAAATTCTTTACACAAAATAAAAAAAGCCGCATTACGCGGCCTTTCATACTGTTTTTCTTTCAGGTTTTATTATTTAGCACCTGAAATTTTCACATTGTCAATTTCCCATGTTGCAGCTGCACTGGTGGTCGAAGTATATTTAAAAGCAACAAATATTTTCTTGCCTGCATAAGCTGCAAGATCGATATTTCCGGAGTTAGCCCATCCATAGGCACCTTCGTCTGTATCAAGGGTTGGGTTCAGTTTCACCCAGTTTGTTGTTGCCGGATTCCCGGTGTAGTTTTCAGTAATGTATGTTTCGATATCATTACCGGCAAATCTTTTGTCGTTGTCGAATGAAAGGAAATACTTATCGTAACCCGTCAGTTCAACGGCATTTTTGCTGATCAGCCAGTCTTCGTTGGCAAAATTACCTCCCTGAAAGCCGCTTATTACGGCGAAAGTGTTTCCTGAAATGGTCTGGGTTCTCCAGCCCTGGGTTCCGGTAATGCTTACGGCATTCCATTTGGTAAGGTCAGCAAACGGATCTTCGAAAATAGCTGTGAATTTCATTTTTGGAGGCAATGTTCCGTCACATCTCGGGTTATCAAGATCGATATCTCTCAGTTTTGTAATCCTAAGCTGATAAGCTCCTCTGAATATTTGCAGAACAGCGTACACGTCTCCTTTTCCGGTGTCCATTTGTACGTTATTTGCCAGAAGCGGCTCATCTTTTGTTCCAAAATCTGCTCTGCCGTTTGTTCTCAGGATAATCTTATTGCCACTGCAGTCTTCAAGAGTTCTGTTGGTATCTGACGTACCGTCGGCAAAGTTTTTCCAAAGATCGGCGTTTGTAACCTGCAGGTCTTTGATTTTTATCCATTTTCCAACATCTGCAGTCGTAAGGGATGAAATCGTTCTTTCAGTAGCAGTAACCGCTGAAATAGGGGTATCGTTGGCAAAGAAATGCTTGTAAGTATCTGCCAGTTCTACCTGGCCCACATTTCCGTTGAAAAGTCCGCCAAGCTGCAGTTCGCCGTCTTTATCACCAATATAAAGGTCTTTCAGGTTTACTGTAAGCATTCTTCCCACCTGGAATCTTTTGTCCAGATAAAGGTCATTCATATTGATATTGATTCTGATACCGCCCGTTGCATCTTCTACATAAAGATATTTAAACAGGTTTCCTGTCTGGTCATTGGCTGTAACTTTTGCTGTAAGTGTTGCGTTATCTTTTATTAACGTCGGATTGGTTGCTGACTTGTA
The sequence above is a segment of the Chryseobacterium taklimakanense genome. Coding sequences within it:
- a CDS encoding DUF5689 domain-containing protein produces the protein MKFLSSYIKLLLVILSALLLTGCVHDDKYGTPDLSYQCGDLKATKTLAELKAMPQDQTFTTDDVVEGYVSSSDETGNIYKYLYIQDKPENPTQGLVISVDAVSTYANFPQGSKVYIKLKGLAMGKYGDFIQLGAMDAANVFGRIPEKMVPTNIVKSCTEKAAIIPKVMTLAEVKPANDALVGALIQINNAEFHANTLCLQYAPDGTSADRGLTDPTHTAATTKVARNSGYATFATKTLPSGNGKFVGILSKFRTTYQFYIVRDTDLEMNGPRLDKKVAPCAADPNASKLTVAQAKAIYKSATNPTLIKDNATLTAKVTANDQTGNLFKYLYVEDATGGIRININMNDLYLDKRFQVGRMLTVNLKDLYIGDKDGELQLGGLFNGNVGQVELADTYKHFFANDTPISAVTATERTISSLTTADVGKWIKIKDLQVTNADLWKNFADGTSDTNRTLEDCSGNKIILRTNGRADFGTKDEPLLANNVQMDTGKGDVYAVLQIFRGAYQLRITKLRDIDLDNPRCDGTLPPKMKFTAIFEDPFADLTKWNAVSITGTQGWRTQTISGNTFAVISGFQGGNFANEDWLISKNAVELTGYDKYFLSFDNDKRFAGNDIETYITENYTGNPATTNWVKLNPTLDTDEGAYGWANSGNIDLAAYAGKKIFVAFKYTSTTSAAATWEIDNVKISGAK